One region of Rhizobium sp. 007 genomic DNA includes:
- a CDS encoding LysR family transcriptional regulator, translating to MRFKGLDLNLLVALDALMTKRSVTAAARSINLSQPAMSAAIARLRIYFRDELFVMQGREFIATPRAEALACAVRDTLLNIQFSIVSSEPFNPAKSERRFRVILSDFMTHVFFEKIVARVAREAPGVSFELVPLDDDPGELLHSGHVDFLILPELFMSSAHPKAKLFDETLVCVGCLTNKQLPRQLCLERYMSMGHVQAAFGRMRKPLIDDWLLLEHGLKRRIELVVPAFNLIPPLLLGTNRIAGMPLRLANRFAKTIPLRIVELPLPLPPFTEAVQWPAVHNTDPGSIWMREILFQEASRM from the coding sequence ATGCGTTTTAAGGGTCTTGATCTAAATCTTCTCGTTGCACTCGACGCTTTGATGACCAAACGAAGCGTCACCGCTGCTGCGCGCAGCATCAACCTCAGTCAACCCGCCATGAGCGCAGCCATCGCCCGGCTACGCATCTATTTCCGCGACGAGCTGTTTGTAATGCAGGGCCGCGAATTTATTGCAACACCGCGTGCGGAGGCCCTCGCCTGCGCGGTCCGCGATACCCTGCTGAACATCCAGTTCTCCATCGTTTCCTCGGAACCGTTCAACCCGGCGAAATCGGAGCGGCGTTTCAGGGTCATTCTTTCAGACTTCATGACACACGTGTTCTTTGAGAAGATCGTGGCGCGCGTGGCTCGGGAGGCCCCCGGCGTCAGCTTCGAATTGGTGCCTCTCGATGACGATCCAGGTGAGCTTCTTCACTCCGGTCATGTCGATTTTTTAATTCTTCCGGAATTGTTCATGTCGAGCGCGCATCCCAAAGCAAAACTGTTCGATGAGACACTCGTGTGCGTCGGCTGCCTCACGAACAAGCAGCTGCCACGGCAGCTTTGCTTGGAGAGATACATGTCTATGGGGCATGTTCAAGCTGCCTTCGGACGTATGCGTAAGCCGTTGATCGATGATTGGTTATTGCTCGAGCACGGCCTGAAGAGACGTATCGAACTCGTCGTGCCCGCTTTTAACTTGATCCCGCCATTACTATTGGGAACCAATCGTATAGCGGGCATGCCATTGCGGCTGGCCAATCGTTTCGCAAAAACGATACCCCTGCGAATCGTCGAACTTCCGCTCCCGCTTCCTCCGTTCACCGAGGCTGTCCAGTGGCCGGCCGTTCACAACACGGATCCTGGAAGCATCTGGATGCGGGAAATACTATTCCAGGAGGCCTCGCGCATGTAA